In Falco naumanni isolate bFalNau1 chromosome 7 unlocalized genomic scaffold, bFalNau1.pat SUPER_7_unloc_3, whole genome shotgun sequence, the following proteins share a genomic window:
- the LOC121081789 gene encoding E3 ubiquitin-protein ligase RBBP6-like produces MSCVHYKFSSRLSSDVVTFHGPHISLRDLKRQIMGRERLKATRCDLQVTNAQTMEEYTDDNALIPRHSSVTVRRVPVRGVKATGKTDLGYYCCIPQIYGGQRI; encoded by the exons ATGTCGTGTGTCCACTACAagttctcctccaggctgagctcTGATGTGGTCACCTTTCACGGCCCCCACATCTCCCTGCGCGACCTCAAGCGCCAGATCATGGGCCGCGAGAGGCTGAAGGCGACCCGCTGCGACCTGCAGGTCACCAACGCCCAGACCATGGAAG AATACACAGATGACAATGCCCTGATTCCAAGGCACTCATCGGTAACTGTTAGGAGAGTCCCTGTTAGAGGAGTTAAAGCTACCGGCAAGACAGACCTTGG gtaTTACTGCTGTATTCCTCAGATTTATGGAGGACAGAGAATCTGA